In one Pseudomonas purpurea genomic region, the following are encoded:
- the pseF gene encoding pseudaminic acid cytidylyltransferase — MSCVAIIPARGGSKRIPRKNLKLFDGEPMIARSIRTALRSGLFDQVLVSTDDPQIAELARACGAQVPFMRPAALADDFTGTAAVIVHALDALQARGQHFDFACCIYATAPLLQTRYLHQGLELLERHPDKSFAFSVCGFGFPVQRALTLDGDGALSALYPEFRETRSQDLPEAYQDAGQFYWGRTAAWQRGEVMYSPCSLPVILPRHLVQDIDNEEDWTRAEYLYAALKAGGELES, encoded by the coding sequence ATGAGCTGCGTGGCGATTATCCCGGCGCGCGGGGGCAGCAAGCGTATCCCCCGCAAGAACCTCAAGCTGTTCGACGGCGAACCGATGATTGCCCGTTCGATTCGCACGGCACTGCGCTCGGGGCTGTTCGACCAGGTATTGGTCAGCACGGATGATCCGCAAATCGCCGAACTGGCCCGTGCCTGCGGTGCCCAGGTGCCCTTCATGCGTCCCGCGGCCCTGGCCGATGACTTTACCGGGACGGCGGCGGTGATCGTCCACGCCCTCGACGCCTTGCAGGCGCGGGGCCAACACTTTGATTTCGCCTGCTGCATCTACGCGACGGCGCCGTTGCTGCAAACGCGGTATCTGCATCAGGGCTTGGAGTTGCTGGAGCGGCACCCGGACAAGTCGTTTGCCTTTTCGGTGTGCGGGTTTGGTTTTCCGGTACAGCGCGCCTTGACCCTCGACGGGGACGGTGCGCTGAGTGCGCTTTATCCGGAATTTCGCGAAACCCGCTCCCAGGACCTGCCGGAGGCGTATCAGGATGCCGGGCAGTTCTATTGGGGGCGAACCGCCGCTTGGCAACGCGGGGAAGTGATGTATTCACCGTGCAGTCTGCCGGTGATTTTGCCGCGACACCTGGTGCAAGACATCGACAACGAAGAAGACTGGACCCGCGCCGAGTACCTGTACGCAGCCCTGAAGGCTGGCGGGGAACTTGAGTCGTGA
- a CDS encoding acetyltransferase produces the protein MKMYLLGAANPEAVRMLQAVKRSTPNVEFAFLDNDPGKQGTLFYGVPVIGGSERVSELKGPDARFVNLITGSTRLRYETTCGLVEAGATLGQFVHPGIDLTMIRMGQGSYLQEGVIMQAEVTLGDNTSISAGSVVGHEGRIGHSVFMAPGVCIAGCVEIGDGTFIGTNATILPRLRIGRWVTIGAGAVVTKDVPDYSVVVGNPARIIKTNVVPYPDGRVFK, from the coding sequence GTGAAGATGTATCTGCTGGGCGCGGCCAACCCGGAAGCGGTGCGCATGCTGCAGGCTGTGAAACGCAGCACGCCGAACGTCGAGTTCGCGTTTCTGGACAACGACCCAGGCAAGCAGGGCACTTTGTTTTATGGGGTGCCGGTCATTGGCGGTTCCGAGCGTGTGAGTGAGCTCAAAGGGCCCGACGCGCGTTTCGTCAACCTGATCACCGGCAGCACCCGGCTGCGCTACGAGACCACCTGCGGGTTGGTCGAGGCCGGTGCCACGCTGGGCCAGTTCGTACACCCCGGCATTGACCTGACCATGATCCGCATGGGGCAGGGCAGTTATTTGCAGGAAGGCGTGATCATGCAAGCCGAAGTCACGCTGGGTGACAACACCAGCATCAGTGCCGGCAGTGTGGTGGGGCATGAAGGGCGAATCGGCCACTCGGTGTTCATGGCGCCGGGTGTGTGCATTGCCGGTTGCGTGGAGATCGGCGATGGAACGTTCATCGGCACCAACGCCACCATTCTTCCGCGCTTGCGTATCGGTCGCTGGGTCACTATCGGCGCCGGTGCCGTTGTGACCAAAGATGTCCCGGATTATTCGGTCGTGGTGGGCAATCCCGCCAGGATCATCAAGACCAACGTGGTGCCTTACCCCGACGGTAGGGTCTTCAAGTAA
- a CDS encoding DegT/DnrJ/EryC1/StrS family aminotransferase, with the protein MSRIHYTKPSVGELEARYALDAVQNGWGARCYEYLTRFEHGFAEHLGAAYAIATSSCTGALHMGMAALGIGAGDEVILGNTNWIASAAPITYLGATPVLVDVLPDSWCLDPELVRQAITPKTKAILAVHLYGNLCDMDALLTIGREHGIPVIEDAAEAIGSQWRGKAAGSMGAFGAFSFHGTKTMTTGEGGIFVTSDKALYERVLTLSNHGRVAGSTKQFWPEFIGFKYKMSNLQAAVGCAQVERIEELIERKRTIFANYARALAPFPGVSLNPEPAHARNGYWMPTVVFDAETGIHRDEMIAAFQAADIDARVFFWPLSSLPMFNEHDVDTPVSFALPERAFNLPSYHDMTDADQARVVDVVRGLLAKRHSL; encoded by the coding sequence ATGAGCAGAATTCATTACACCAAACCGAGTGTCGGCGAACTGGAAGCCCGGTATGCCCTGGATGCCGTGCAAAACGGTTGGGGCGCACGCTGTTACGAATACCTGACGCGCTTCGAGCACGGGTTTGCCGAACACCTTGGGGCGGCCTATGCCATCGCGACCTCAAGCTGCACCGGCGCGCTGCACATGGGCATGGCGGCGCTGGGTATCGGCGCGGGTGATGAAGTGATCCTGGGCAACACCAACTGGATCGCTTCGGCGGCACCGATTACCTATCTGGGCGCGACGCCGGTGCTTGTCGATGTGCTGCCGGATAGCTGGTGCCTGGACCCGGAACTCGTCAGGCAAGCAATCACCCCGAAGACCAAAGCCATTCTCGCGGTCCATCTTTACGGCAATCTGTGCGACATGGATGCGTTGCTGACGATCGGACGCGAACACGGTATCCCGGTCATCGAAGATGCTGCCGAAGCCATCGGCTCGCAGTGGCGCGGCAAGGCTGCGGGCTCGATGGGGGCGTTCGGTGCGTTTTCATTTCATGGCACCAAAACCATGACCACTGGCGAGGGCGGCATTTTCGTCACCTCGGACAAAGCCTTGTACGAGCGTGTCCTGACCTTGTCCAACCATGGTCGTGTCGCGGGTAGCACCAAACAGTTCTGGCCTGAGTTCATTGGCTTCAAATACAAAATGAGCAACTTGCAGGCCGCCGTCGGCTGCGCCCAGGTCGAGCGAATCGAGGAACTGATCGAACGCAAACGGACGATTTTTGCCAATTACGCCCGTGCGCTGGCGCCATTCCCGGGTGTGTCACTGAACCCCGAGCCAGCACACGCCCGCAACGGTTACTGGATGCCCACCGTGGTATTCGATGCCGAGACCGGTATTCATCGCGACGAGATGATTGCTGCCTTCCAGGCTGCCGATATCGACGCCCGGGTGTTCTTCTGGCCACTGTCGTCGTTGCCCATGTTCAACGAGCACGACGTTGATACACCGGTTTCGTTTGCCTTGCCGGAGCGCGCGTTCAACCTGCCGAGTTATCACGACATGACCGATGCCGATCAGGCGCGAGTGGTGGATGTAGTGCGCGGCCTGCTGGCAAAAAGGCATTCGCTGTGA
- the pseI gene encoding pseudaminic acid synthase produces the protein MTSFTIGSRRIGADAPPFIIAEMSGNHNQSLDVALQIVEAAAKAGAHALKLQTYTADTMTLDLDEGAFFIRDPNSLWAGSSLYALYEKAHTPWEWHAPIFARAAELGMLAFSTPFDETAVDFLESLNVPAYKIASFENTDLPLIRRVAATGKPLIISTGMASIAELDETVRAAREAGCKDLVLLKCTSTYPATPANSNVRTIPHLRELFGCEVGLSDHSMGVGVSVAAVALGATVVEKHFTLDRAAGGVDASFSLEPAELASLVVETERAWQAMGQVSYGATQAEQKSLMYRRSLYVTQDMAAGDIFTADNLRAIRPGLGLAPKHAEAILGRHARQALKRGTPLDWSLIQ, from the coding sequence ATGACTAGCTTCACGATTGGCTCACGTCGGATCGGTGCCGATGCGCCACCGTTCATCATTGCCGAAATGAGCGGCAACCATAACCAGTCGCTGGACGTGGCGCTGCAGATCGTCGAGGCCGCCGCGAAGGCTGGTGCCCATGCCTTGAAGTTGCAAACCTATACCGCCGACACCATGACCCTGGACCTCGACGAGGGTGCCTTCTTCATCAGGGACCCGAACAGCCTTTGGGCCGGTTCCTCGCTGTACGCGTTGTATGAAAAGGCCCATACGCCCTGGGAATGGCATGCGCCGATTTTTGCACGGGCCGCCGAGCTGGGCATGCTGGCCTTTTCGACGCCGTTCGATGAGACGGCGGTGGACTTTCTCGAAAGCCTGAACGTCCCGGCCTACAAGATTGCCAGTTTTGAAAACACCGATTTACCGCTGATCCGCCGCGTGGCCGCCACCGGAAAACCGCTGATCATCTCCACTGGCATGGCCAGCATCGCCGAACTGGACGAAACCGTTCGCGCCGCCCGCGAGGCTGGCTGCAAAGACCTGGTGTTGCTCAAATGCACCAGCACTTATCCGGCAACGCCCGCCAACAGCAATGTGCGGACCATCCCTCATCTGCGTGAATTGTTCGGCTGCGAGGTGGGGTTGTCCGATCACTCCATGGGGGTTGGCGTGTCCGTAGCGGCAGTGGCATTGGGGGCGACGGTGGTGGAGAAGCACTTCACCCTGGACCGTGCGGCCGGTGGTGTGGACGCCAGTTTTTCCCTCGAACCTGCGGAACTGGCCAGCCTGGTGGTGGAAACCGAACGGGCCTGGCAGGCCATGGGGCAGGTGAGTTACGGTGCTACTCAGGCTGAACAAAAATCCCTGATGTACCGGCGTTCGCTCTACGTCACCCAGGACATGGCGGCCGGTGATATCTTTACCGCGGATAACCTTCGGGCCATCCGTCCAGGCCTCGGGCTGGCCCCGAAACACGCCGAGGCGATTCTCGGTCGTCATGCGCGTCAAGCCCTCAAACGCGGCACGCCGCTGGATTGGTCCCTGATCCAGTAG
- a CDS encoding cephalosporin hydroxylase family protein, with product MNLHEQFREEVKDNIEGLQQDKALQAESLNWVGTTAKHKYTYNFSWMGRPIIQFPQDMVAMQEIIWNLRPDVIVETGIAHGGSLVFYASILELMGHGEVLGVDIDIRQHNREAIEAHPMSKRIQMIQGSSIDTAIVDQVRERIQGKKVLVVLDSNHTHEHVLEELRLYAPMVSVGSYCVVMDTVVEDMPEDAFPDRPWGKGDNPKTAVWAYLEENRDFEIDQAIHSKLLITVAPDGYLRRVR from the coding sequence ATGAATCTTCATGAGCAGTTTCGCGAAGAAGTAAAAGACAACATCGAAGGCCTGCAACAGGACAAGGCGCTGCAAGCCGAGTCCCTGAACTGGGTCGGCACCACGGCCAAACACAAGTACACCTACAACTTCAGCTGGATGGGCCGGCCGATCATTCAGTTCCCTCAGGACATGGTCGCCATGCAGGAAATCATCTGGAACCTGCGTCCGGATGTGATCGTTGAAACCGGTATCGCCCATGGCGGTTCGCTGGTGTTTTATGCGTCGATCCTGGAACTGATGGGCCATGGGGAAGTGCTGGGGGTGGACATCGATATTCGCCAGCACAACCGCGAAGCGATCGAGGCTCACCCGATGAGCAAACGGATCCAGATGATTCAGGGGTCGAGCATCGACACCGCCATCGTCGACCAGGTGCGCGAGCGTATCCAGGGCAAGAAAGTGCTGGTGGTACTGGACTCCAACCACACCCACGAACACGTGCTCGAAGAGCTGCGCCTGTATGCACCGATGGTTTCGGTGGGCAGCTATTGCGTGGTCATGGACACCGTGGTCGAAGACATGCCGGAAGATGCATTCCCGGACCGTCCGTGGGGCAAGGGTGACAACCCGAAAACCGCCGTATGGGCTTACCTGGAAGAAAACCGCGATTTCGAGATCGACCAGGCGATTCACAGCAAACTGCTGATCACTGTCGCGCCGGACGGCTACCTGCGCCGCGTGCGTTAA
- a CDS encoding class I SAM-dependent methyltransferase gives MNCRGCGTPLALPLIDLGTSPPSNAYVRADQLEHAEQWVPLKVAVCQQCWLVQTEDYTSADSLFDAEYAYFSSFSSTWLAHAERYVAEMVERFDLTAESRVVEIAANDGYLLQYVAGRGIPCLGVEPTRSTAQAAREKGLDIRELFFGRETAAQLTAEGWAADLMAANNVLAHVPDINDFLGGFATLLKPTGVATFEFPQLLTLMAGQQFDTLYHEHYSYLSLTAVQTLCARNGLEVFDVSQLSTHGGSLRVFVQRTDGSRRDVQPAVAQQLQAELAAGVKTPEYYTTLAPAAVGIKHQLLRFLLQAKADGKRVVGYGAAAKGNTLLNYAGVKPDLLAWVADANPHKQGKYLPGSRIPVVSPERIALEQPDYILVLPWNLLAEITQQFASVKEWGAQFVVAVPELSIQ, from the coding sequence ATGAACTGCCGTGGTTGCGGTACTCCATTGGCCTTGCCGCTGATCGACCTGGGCACCTCGCCACCGTCCAATGCCTACGTGCGTGCCGACCAACTGGAACACGCCGAACAATGGGTGCCGTTGAAGGTCGCGGTGTGTCAGCAGTGCTGGCTGGTACAGACCGAGGATTACACCAGCGCCGACAGCCTGTTCGACGCCGAGTACGCCTATTTCAGCTCCTTCTCCAGCACCTGGCTGGCTCACGCCGAGCGTTATGTGGCCGAGATGGTCGAGCGCTTCGACCTGACCGCCGAAAGCCGCGTGGTGGAGATCGCTGCCAATGACGGTTACCTGTTGCAATACGTGGCAGGGCGCGGCATTCCTTGCCTGGGCGTCGAGCCGACGCGCAGCACCGCACAAGCAGCGCGGGAAAAAGGCCTGGACATTCGCGAGCTGTTCTTCGGACGCGAAACCGCTGCACAACTGACTGCCGAAGGCTGGGCCGCCGACCTGATGGCGGCCAACAATGTGTTGGCGCATGTGCCGGACATCAATGATTTTCTCGGCGGCTTCGCGACCTTGCTCAAGCCGACGGGCGTGGCGACCTTCGAGTTTCCGCAATTGCTGACGCTGATGGCCGGGCAGCAATTCGACACGCTGTATCACGAGCACTATTCCTATTTGTCGCTGACGGCCGTGCAGACGTTGTGCGCGCGTAACGGCCTGGAAGTGTTCGACGTCAGCCAACTGTCGACCCACGGTGGTTCGCTGCGGGTGTTCGTGCAGCGTACCGACGGTAGTCGTCGCGACGTGCAGCCGGCGGTTGCACAGCAATTGCAGGCCGAACTCGCCGCTGGCGTGAAAACCCCGGAGTACTACACAACCCTGGCGCCAGCCGCGGTGGGCATCAAGCACCAGTTGCTGCGCTTTCTGTTGCAGGCCAAAGCCGATGGCAAGCGCGTGGTCGGTTACGGCGCTGCCGCCAAGGGCAACACGTTGCTCAACTATGCCGGGGTCAAGCCTGACCTGCTGGCCTGGGTGGCCGACGCCAACCCGCACAAACAGGGCAAGTACTTGCCGGGCAGTCGTATCCCGGTGGTGTCGCCCGAGCGTATCGCCCTCGAACAACCCGACTACATCCTGGTTCTGCCATGGAACCTGTTGGCTGAAATCACCCAGCAATTCGCCTCGGTCAAAGAGTGGGGCGCACAGTTTGTCGTCGCCGTTCCGGAGTTGAGTATCCAATGA
- a CDS encoding TIGR00180 family glycosyltransferase — MQGIYGSENTLPLSELFTLVLITHNRPAFLRRALQFYSTLPCKILVLDSSAVALEGAAAVADTIDYRHLPQFGYWGIQAKLVYGVEQVTTPYMVFASDDDFLLHGALTESVNFLEANPDYGLCHGYCLMYLTHATYVQYYRRDKKVQEDYNAEHGQDRVLDYMSQYIPPFYAVHRTSLLRDWYEAMPEGTIFQWQEIGHVYYMLARAKARILPTPYVVREVNYGRSDHNTEIMTTLSFKDARSVSERERFAEFLAALPTGISDLDEKQTAQLALQSFAALAESLTIRNALTIEPIFESYWTDPTVGPKRVFGAEQYVEMPFYNSTFFEQLTACEFLLHAMPAGRLQLEEMEGVLLKQLELQRTYPNDSAETILDRLQEAVAAGAFDRRVLQRLAQHLADTGEKARAEVIGAWVARLDSVPLYDRRQLFDDMPTGRLYNWLQARQPNETAVRKINQHLAANDGGPQFGILLLDLDASMEKLQVTFDSLLSSAFRAFKVVVFTTGDLPSVTTEQSTLHFVKVSESNYVDKLNQIVRQSTSDWLMLAEAGDEFTAAGFLRASLELQGAEGCRAVAVDEIQRRATGSLVDVFRPAFNLDLLQSLPALTARHWLVRREVLVEAGGYSREFNTALEFDLLLRLIETGGLAGLAHLAEPLLITRESALVDNEHERQTLVRHLATRGYKAVVSSQEPGRYRIDYRHADRPKVSIVIASHDNLPELQRCVVSVLQRTRYQNNEILIADNHSQSAELLAWLESLEQGGRNRVRVIRAEQRLSASALLNLASSQAQGEYLVFLAADAEVVNANWVEALLNQAQRPEVGVVGAKLLAHDGSVNGAGLILGLNGEVGSPFVGEKKDAAGYMQRLKVEQNYSAVSGACLMIRKEVFYALEGLDEEHFDESFADVDLCLKVAEAGLLTVWTPQAQIAHPGTLPDNPQAAAALRDKWRARLEQDVAYNQNLALTGKGFTLSDASSVNWAQLLA, encoded by the coding sequence ATGCAAGGCATTTACGGTTCTGAAAACACGTTGCCCCTGAGTGAGCTGTTCACTCTGGTGCTGATTACACACAATCGCCCGGCGTTCCTGCGCAGGGCATTGCAGTTCTACAGCACGCTGCCTTGCAAGATTCTGGTCCTCGACTCATCGGCCGTCGCTCTGGAGGGCGCGGCTGCGGTCGCGGACACCATCGACTATCGGCATCTGCCGCAATTCGGCTACTGGGGGATTCAGGCCAAACTGGTGTACGGCGTCGAGCAGGTCACCACGCCGTACATGGTCTTTGCCTCCGACGATGATTTTCTGTTGCACGGTGCGCTCACCGAGTCGGTGAACTTCCTCGAAGCCAACCCCGATTACGGTCTGTGCCATGGCTATTGCCTGATGTACCTGACCCACGCCACCTACGTGCAGTACTACCGTCGTGACAAGAAAGTGCAGGAGGACTACAACGCCGAGCATGGTCAGGATCGTGTACTCGATTACATGAGCCAGTACATTCCGCCGTTCTATGCGGTTCACCGTACTTCGCTGCTGCGTGACTGGTATGAAGCGATGCCTGAAGGCACGATCTTCCAGTGGCAGGAAATCGGTCATGTCTACTACATGCTGGCGCGGGCAAAGGCGCGGATTCTCCCGACGCCCTACGTGGTGCGTGAGGTCAACTATGGCCGCTCGGATCACAACACCGAAATCATGACGACCCTGAGTTTCAAGGACGCCCGATCTGTCTCCGAGCGCGAACGTTTCGCCGAGTTTCTGGCGGCGCTGCCGACCGGCATCAGTGACCTCGATGAGAAGCAGACCGCGCAGCTTGCCCTGCAAAGCTTCGCCGCCCTGGCCGAGAGCCTGACGATCCGCAACGCGCTGACCATCGAACCGATTTTCGAGTCTTACTGGACAGATCCGACGGTGGGGCCGAAGCGGGTCTTCGGCGCCGAGCAATACGTCGAAATGCCGTTCTACAACAGCACCTTCTTCGAGCAACTGACAGCGTGCGAGTTTCTGCTTCATGCGATGCCGGCCGGGCGCTTGCAGCTTGAGGAGATGGAAGGTGTATTGCTCAAGCAACTCGAACTGCAACGCACCTACCCCAACGACTCCGCCGAGACCATTCTCGACCGGTTGCAGGAGGCGGTAGCGGCGGGCGCCTTTGATCGTCGTGTGCTGCAACGGTTGGCGCAACACTTGGCGGACACGGGCGAAAAAGCCCGGGCCGAGGTGATCGGCGCGTGGGTCGCACGTCTGGACAGCGTGCCGCTGTATGACCGTCGCCAGTTGTTCGATGACATGCCGACGGGGCGTTTGTACAACTGGTTGCAAGCCCGCCAGCCGAACGAGACGGCGGTGCGTAAAATCAACCAGCACCTGGCCGCCAACGACGGCGGGCCGCAGTTCGGTATCTTGCTGCTGGACCTGGACGCCAGCATGGAGAAGTTGCAGGTGACGTTCGATAGCCTGCTCAGCAGCGCGTTCCGGGCATTCAAAGTGGTGGTCTTCACCACGGGCGACTTGCCGTCGGTCACTACCGAACAAAGTACCCTGCATTTCGTCAAGGTCAGCGAAAGCAACTACGTCGACAAGCTCAACCAGATTGTCCGTCAGTCGACGTCGGACTGGCTGATGCTGGCCGAAGCGGGCGACGAGTTCACCGCCGCAGGTTTCTTGCGCGCCAGCCTGGAGTTGCAAGGCGCCGAAGGGTGCCGTGCGGTGGCGGTGGATGAGATTCAGCGCCGGGCCACAGGCTCGCTGGTCGATGTGTTCCGCCCGGCCTTCAACCTCGACCTGCTGCAAAGTTTGCCGGCGCTCACCGCGCGGCACTGGCTGGTACGTCGTGAGGTGCTGGTGGAAGCCGGGGGCTATTCCCGTGAGTTCAACACCGCGCTGGAATTCGACCTGTTGCTGCGCCTGATCGAAACCGGTGGCCTGGCCGGCCTGGCTCACCTGGCCGAACCGTTGCTGATCACTCGGGAGTCGGCGCTGGTCGACAACGAACACGAACGCCAAACCCTGGTGCGTCACCTGGCGACCCGTGGTTACAAGGCGGTGGTCAGTTCGCAAGAGCCGGGTCGCTACCGGATCGATTATCGCCATGCTGATCGTCCGAAGGTCTCGATCGTCATTGCGAGCCACGACAACCTGCCCGAGTTGCAGCGTTGCGTGGTCAGCGTCTTGCAGCGCACCCGTTACCAGAACAACGAAATCCTGATTGCCGACAACCACAGTCAGTCGGCTGAATTGCTCGCCTGGCTCGAGAGCCTTGAGCAGGGCGGGCGCAACCGCGTTCGTGTGATCAGGGCCGAACAGCGGTTGAGTGCCTCGGCATTGCTCAACCTGGCGAGCAGCCAGGCGCAGGGCGAGTACCTGGTGTTCCTGGCAGCCGACGCGGAAGTGGTCAATGCCAACTGGGTCGAAGCCTTGCTCAATCAGGCTCAGCGTCCTGAAGTCGGTGTGGTCGGCGCCAAACTGCTGGCACACGATGGCAGTGTGAACGGCGCGGGCCTGATTCTGGGCCTCAATGGTGAAGTCGGTTCGCCCTTCGTGGGCGAGAAGAAAGACGCCGCCGGTTACATGCAGCGCCTGAAAGTCGAGCAGAACTACTCAGCGGTGTCCGGCGCTTGCCTGATGATCCGCAAGGAAGTTTTCTACGCCCTGGAAGGTCTGGATGAAGAGCATTTCGACGAGTCCTTTGCCGATGTCGACCTGTGCCTGAAAGTCGCCGAAGCCGGTTTGTTGACTGTGTGGACGCCGCAAGCGCAGATCGCGCATCCGGGCACCTTGCCGGACAACCCGCAAGCCGCCGCTGCACTGCGCGACAAGTGGCGTGCACGGCTGGAGCAGGACGTGGCCTACAACCAGAACCTGGCCCTGACCGGCAAGGGCTTTACCCTCAGCGATGCATCCAGTGTGAACTGGGCGCAGTTGCTTGCATAA
- a CDS encoding dTDP-4-dehydrorhamnose 3,5-epimerase: MSEFLLKALPLEGLFSVQHKRFEDQRGHFARLFCEGSLSAFGQPFHIRQINHSCTRERGSVRGLHYQNAAQPEAKLITCLRGEVWDVAVDLRPDSETFLHWHAEHLRAGDGRGLLIPAGFAHGFQTLTDDAELLYLHSADYTPEHEGGVSVNDPRLAIRWPLPVNNLSARDASHPLLDEHFAGVRL; encoded by the coding sequence GTGAGCGAGTTCCTGTTGAAAGCGTTGCCCCTGGAAGGTCTGTTCAGCGTGCAGCACAAGCGCTTTGAAGATCAGCGCGGGCACTTCGCCCGGCTGTTCTGCGAAGGCAGCCTGAGTGCCTTTGGCCAGCCGTTTCACATTCGTCAGATCAACCATTCCTGCACCCGCGAACGCGGCAGTGTGCGCGGTCTGCATTATCAGAATGCGGCGCAGCCGGAAGCCAAATTGATCACCTGCCTGCGCGGTGAAGTCTGGGACGTGGCAGTTGACCTGCGCCCTGATTCCGAAACGTTCCTGCACTGGCACGCCGAACACCTGCGCGCGGGTGATGGTCGCGGCCTGCTGATCCCGGCCGGTTTTGCCCATGGCTTCCAGACGCTGACCGACGACGCCGAGTTGCTCTACCTGCACAGCGCCGACTACACGCCTGAACACGAGGGCGGCGTGTCGGTGAATGATCCACGGCTGGCGATCCGTTGGCCGTTGCCTGTCAATAATCTGTCAGCAAGGGACGCCAGCCATCCCTTGCTTGATGAACACTTCGCCGGAGTGCGTCTATGA
- the pseC gene encoding UDP-4-amino-4,6-dideoxy-N-acetyl-beta-L-altrosamine transaminase, translated as MTPYRIPYGRQNIDQSDIDAVMQVLTSPWLTQGPTIERFEKALADHCEAEHAVAVCNATAALHIACIAAGLGAGDRLWTTPNTFVASANCGRYCGAEVDFVDIDPQTLNLDARLLAEKLEVARRTGKLPKVVVAVAFSGQSCDMRMMAQLAEQYDFTLIEDASHAVGASYLGRPVGCGQYAAMTIFSFHPVKIITTAEGGMVLTNRAELAERLRRLRSHGITGDPAQMDVPDHGLWYYQQLELGFNYRMTDLHAALGLSQMARLDAFVARRRQLAARYDRLLAGLAVTLPSVQPGAESAWHLYVVRLQLEHITLSQREVFDALRDAGLGVNLHYIPVHLQPYYQALGFKEGDFPEAERYFSQALSLPLYPDLTDDQQDEVVEILRRILG; from the coding sequence ATGACGCCGTACCGGATTCCCTACGGGCGGCAGAACATTGACCAGTCCGACATCGATGCGGTCATGCAAGTGCTCACGTCGCCGTGGCTGACGCAAGGACCGACCATCGAGCGTTTCGAGAAAGCCCTGGCCGATCACTGTGAAGCCGAGCACGCGGTGGCGGTATGCAACGCCACTGCGGCGTTGCACATTGCCTGCATCGCGGCGGGTTTGGGGGCGGGCGATCGACTGTGGACGACGCCCAACACCTTTGTCGCGTCTGCCAATTGCGGTCGGTATTGCGGGGCAGAGGTCGATTTCGTCGACATCGACCCGCAAACCCTGAACCTTGACGCACGTCTGTTGGCGGAAAAACTCGAAGTGGCCCGGCGCACCGGGAAACTGCCCAAGGTCGTGGTCGCGGTGGCGTTCTCCGGGCAGAGTTGCGACATGCGGATGATGGCGCAACTGGCCGAACAGTATGACTTCACCCTGATCGAGGACGCTTCCCACGCCGTGGGGGCGTCGTACCTGGGGCGGCCGGTGGGTTGTGGTCAGTACGCGGCCATGACGATTTTCAGCTTTCACCCGGTCAAGATCATTACCACCGCCGAGGGTGGCATGGTGCTGACCAACCGGGCGGAGTTGGCCGAGCGGCTCAGGCGTCTGCGCAGCCACGGTATTACCGGTGATCCGGCGCAAATGGACGTGCCGGATCATGGCCTGTGGTATTACCAGCAACTGGAGCTGGGCTTCAATTACCGCATGACCGATCTGCACGCGGCGCTGGGTCTTTCGCAGATGGCGCGGCTGGATGCCTTTGTCGCCCGGCGGCGGCAACTGGCGGCGCGTTATGACCGTTTGCTGGCAGGCCTTGCCGTAACGCTGCCAAGCGTCCAGCCGGGTGCCGAATCCGCTTGGCATCTGTACGTGGTGCGGTTGCAGCTTGAGCACATCACGCTCAGTCAGCGCGAAGTGTTCGACGCGCTGAGGGACGCGGGGCTGGGGGTGAATCTGCATTACATTCCTGTGCACTTGCAGCCTTATTACCAGGCGTTGGGCTTCAAGGAAGGTGATTTTCCAGAGGCGGAGCGTTACTTCTCACAGGCCTTGAGTTTGCCGCTGTACCCTGACTTGACCGACGATCAGCAAGACGAAGTGGTGGAAATCCTGAGGCGGATACTGGGTTGA